A region from the Spirochaetae bacterium HGW-Spirochaetae-1 genome encodes:
- the mfd gene encoding transcription-repair coupling factor — MILKPLSDKFIHSEEFRSMNISAAPFSIEGIAPSSYPLIIASLFHSVPGQYLVVADTTQKMHDLFLDLGCFIPEQSLYQLPPWETLPYEFVSPPEKVERDRITALYRMIGGKPSVFVTTMESLLRRIPHRDFFIKKGLSLSINEEYPFDDLVETLVSYGYTREPRVESFGQFSIKGGIIDIFLPAFDNPVRLDFFDDALESIREFDAVSQISSGRLESITLYPRRELVLFSREKEKLLARLKKAGDEGYELTDEIRSQVEQGSIDRISGIEDLFPLALESDVLLSYLNDSARIIFLDTAELAAKRNLLERTFNELYAKRREKFFCLPPVELISVSAYEEAAARAITLQTFTATPGALNWRLRSIPNFHGKIKLLREELDRRIEDGWDIIITTGFEGQARRLHDLLASYGPDDDFDSVSENHAMNIIISPCHEGIEVPGIKTLLLSDHDVFGKSYRKKKQFKKKSSRPIESFLDLREEDYVVHINHGIGIFRGIERMAAGGVERDFLLIEYADGDKLYVSLDQITMVQKYIGFEGRRPRIDALGKKSAWNRIKDKVRESVAEIARELIEIYSQRSALKGFQYPPDTLWQEEFESLFEYEETPDQITAIEDVKDDMESARPMDRLICGDVGFGKTEVAIRASFKAVMAGRQVAILVPTTVLAMQHFNTFKRRFADYPISIDMVSRFRSRTQILQSKDRLARGEIDIIIGTHALVTGHINFKNLGLLIIDEEQKFGVRHKEQLKKMRAMVDVLTLSATPIPRTLHMSLAGIRDLSTIATPPENRQAIETYVMEDNPDILRMAILNEVERDGQVFYVHNRVQTIDGQAEMLQKIVPGVSIGVAHGQMHEHELEEIMIDFLNKKYDVLVSTTIIESGLDMPNVNTIIINRADTLGLSQLYQLKGRVGRSIRQSYAYLFYPRHFTLTEEAQKRLQVIAEYSELGSGLKIAMKDLEIRGAGNILGREQSGSIMEVGFELYCQMLDDAVRRLKGEKPSTIYRTPVFIKTDFFIPDTYMADQRQKIEFYKRFESCENMDEVEQLKNELTDRFGPPPPEVNILIELEEIRTLASQLFIDEILEHSHAIKIRISGQSAINMEKLVRQIAEDDRLSMDPRDNVTLVFVPHAMETEKKLSELKKWLQQIS; from the coding sequence ATGATCCTGAAACCGCTGTCAGACAAGTTCATACACTCGGAAGAATTCCGCAGCATGAATATCTCAGCAGCCCCCTTCTCAATCGAGGGGATTGCCCCGTCGTCCTATCCCCTGATCATAGCCTCCCTGTTCCACTCTGTGCCCGGACAGTACCTGGTAGTCGCCGATACCACCCAGAAAATGCATGATCTCTTCCTGGACCTGGGCTGTTTCATCCCGGAACAGTCGCTATACCAGCTGCCGCCCTGGGAAACGCTCCCCTATGAATTTGTTTCCCCGCCGGAAAAAGTGGAACGGGACCGGATAACAGCCCTGTACCGCATGATAGGAGGCAAACCTTCTGTTTTTGTCACCACCATGGAATCCCTTTTAAGGAGAATCCCCCACCGTGACTTCTTCATTAAAAAGGGGCTGTCCCTGAGCATTAACGAAGAGTATCCCTTTGACGACCTGGTAGAAACCCTTGTCTCCTATGGATACACGCGCGAGCCCAGGGTCGAATCATTCGGCCAGTTCTCCATAAAGGGCGGCATCATTGACATCTTTCTTCCTGCCTTCGATAATCCCGTAAGGCTCGATTTTTTCGATGATGCCCTGGAGTCCATCCGGGAATTCGACGCCGTTTCACAGATTTCCAGCGGCAGGCTGGAAAGCATCACCCTCTATCCCCGCAGGGAACTTGTCCTGTTCAGCAGGGAAAAGGAAAAGCTCCTGGCCCGTCTGAAAAAAGCCGGAGATGAAGGATATGAGCTCACCGACGAGATCAGGTCACAGGTTGAGCAGGGAAGCATCGACAGAATAAGCGGTATTGAAGACCTGTTCCCCCTGGCCCTGGAGAGCGATGTGCTGCTGTCATACCTCAACGACAGCGCCCGGATAATCTTTCTCGACACGGCCGAACTCGCGGCAAAACGGAACCTCCTGGAAAGGACCTTCAACGAACTCTATGCGAAAAGACGGGAAAAATTTTTCTGCCTCCCGCCCGTGGAACTTATCAGCGTCAGCGCCTACGAGGAAGCTGCGGCGCGGGCCATCACCCTCCAGACCTTCACGGCCACGCCGGGAGCCCTGAACTGGAGGCTCCGGAGCATTCCCAATTTTCACGGCAAGATAAAATTGCTCCGCGAAGAACTGGACCGCCGTATTGAAGACGGCTGGGACATTATCATCACCACGGGCTTCGAGGGACAGGCCCGCAGGCTCCATGATCTTCTCGCATCCTACGGTCCCGATGATGATTTTGACAGCGTCTCGGAAAATCACGCCATGAATATAATCATATCCCCCTGTCACGAGGGGATAGAGGTTCCGGGAATAAAAACGCTTCTGCTCTCGGACCACGACGTTTTCGGGAAAAGCTACCGCAAGAAAAAGCAATTCAAGAAAAAAAGTTCCCGCCCCATTGAATCATTCCTGGACCTCAGGGAAGAAGACTACGTGGTCCACATCAATCACGGCATCGGTATTTTTCGGGGAATCGAGCGGATGGCCGCCGGCGGCGTTGAAAGGGATTTCCTCCTCATTGAATACGCCGACGGCGACAAACTGTATGTTTCCCTGGACCAGATAACCATGGTGCAGAAGTACATCGGTTTTGAGGGGCGCAGGCCGCGCATTGACGCCCTGGGGAAAAAGTCCGCCTGGAACCGGATCAAGGACAAGGTCCGGGAATCCGTGGCGGAAATCGCCAGGGAACTCATTGAAATTTATTCCCAGAGAAGCGCCCTCAAGGGATTTCAATACCCGCCCGATACCCTGTGGCAGGAAGAATTCGAATCGCTCTTCGAATACGAGGAGACCCCGGACCAGATAACGGCCATTGAAGATGTCAAGGATGACATGGAGAGTGCACGGCCCATGGACCGTCTCATATGCGGCGATGTGGGTTTCGGTAAAACCGAAGTGGCCATCAGGGCATCCTTTAAAGCCGTCATGGCTGGACGGCAGGTGGCAATACTGGTGCCGACCACGGTTCTGGCCATGCAGCATTTCAATACCTTCAAACGCCGCTTTGCCGACTACCCCATATCAATCGACATGGTCTCCCGGTTCAGGTCACGAACACAGATTCTCCAGAGCAAAGACCGCCTGGCCCGCGGCGAGATAGACATCATCATCGGCACCCACGCCCTGGTCACGGGCCACATAAACTTTAAAAACCTGGGACTTCTCATCATCGACGAAGAACAGAAGTTCGGCGTGCGCCACAAGGAGCAGCTTAAAAAAATGCGCGCCATGGTGGACGTACTCACGCTCTCTGCAACGCCCATTCCCCGCACACTCCACATGTCACTGGCGGGAATCCGCGACTTGTCAACCATCGCCACCCCGCCGGAAAACCGGCAGGCCATTGAAACCTATGTCATGGAGGACAATCCCGACATACTGAGAATGGCCATACTGAACGAAGTGGAACGCGACGGCCAGGTCTTCTATGTGCATAACAGGGTGCAGACTATTGACGGCCAGGCGGAGATGCTCCAGAAAATTGTCCCGGGCGTTTCCATCGGCGTGGCCCATGGCCAGATGCATGAACACGAGCTGGAAGAAATCATGATCGATTTCCTTAACAAGAAATACGACGTCCTGGTAAGCACCACCATCATAGAATCGGGCCTGGACATGCCCAACGTAAACACCATCATCATAAACCGCGCCGATACCCTGGGACTCTCGCAGCTGTACCAGCTCAAGGGCCGCGTAGGCCGGTCCATCCGGCAATCCTACGCGTACCTGTTCTATCCCCGCCATTTCACCCTCACCGAAGAGGCCCAGAAACGACTGCAGGTTATCGCCGAATATTCCGAACTGGGAAGCGGTCTGAAGATAGCCATGAAGGACCTGGAAATCCGCGGCGCGGGGAACATCCTGGGAAGAGAACAGTCGGGCAGTATCATGGAAGTGGGCTTTGAGCTCTACTGCCAGATGCTTGATGATGCGGTACGGCGCCTGAAGGGCGAAAAGCCCTCAACGATATATCGCACGCCGGTCTTCATTAAGACGGACTTTTTCATACCCGACACCTATATGGCCGACCAGCGCCAGAAAATCGAATTTTACAAACGATTCGAATCCTGCGAAAACATGGATGAGGTGGAACAGCTGAAAAATGAACTCACGGACCGTTTTGGCCCCCCTCCCCCGGAGGTCAATATCCTCATTGAACTGGAGGAAATCAGAACGCTGGCGTCGCAGTTGTTCATTGACGAGATACTGGAGCATTCCCATGCGATAAAAATAAGGATATCGGGCCAGTCCGCCATAAACATGGAAAAGCTGGTCCGGCAGATAGCCGAGGATGACCGGCTTTCCATGGACCCCCGTGACAATGTTACCCTTGTCTTTGTTCCCCATGCCATGGAGACAGAAAAAAAGCTTTCAGAGCTAAAAAAATGGTTGCAACAAATATCTTAA